From one Lolium rigidum isolate FL_2022 chromosome 4, APGP_CSIRO_Lrig_0.1, whole genome shotgun sequence genomic stretch:
- the LOC124649501 gene encoding tetraspanin-18-like, with amino-acid sequence MARGRSGRNGAGGGGCAGCFLGFLLKFLAFLQAFAAVSAVLYGAWIVSRWARHHELHLDHLLPDLWFACAVMAAGLLYCAILLAGYIAAEISSGCCLCFYTVLAMAMLLLEASVAGHLLLNEHWMQDLPYDRTGELNNLVSFVQNNLDLCKWTALATLATQALSLLLAMVLRAMVSTSRDDYDSDEDFVVIRRPLLVAQGAPSYLPTTADPRGVHPQLWSSSMRQKYGLNSSSGYTYNTLDHQNAAPPQ; translated from the exons ATGGCTCGTGGCCGGTCCGGGAGgaacggcgccggcggcggaggtTGCGCGGGCTGCTTCCTTGGTTTCCTGCTCAAGTTCCTCGCCTTCCTCCAGGCCTTCGCCGCCGTCTCCGCCGTCCTCTACGGCGCCTGGATCGTCTCCCGCTGGGCGCGCCACCACGAGCTACAcctcgaccacctcctccccgacCTCTG GTTCGCGTGCGCCGTCATGGCGGCCGGCCTCCTCTACTGCGCCATCCTCCTCGCCGGGTACATCGCCGCCGAGATCAGCAGCGGGTGCTGCCTCTGCTTC TACACCGTCTTGGCAATGGCGATGCTGCTGCTCGAGGCTTCCGTGGCCGGCCATCTCCTCCTCAACGAGCACTGGATGCAG GATCTGCCATATGACCGCACCGGAGAGCTCAACAACCTCGTCTCGTTCGTGCAGAACAACCTTGACCTCTGCAAATGGACTGCTCTTGCTACTCTCGCCACACAG GCACTTTCTCTTCTCTTGGCGATGGTTCTACGAGCCATGGTTTCGACCTCGCGTGATGACTACGACAGTGACGAAGATTTTGTGGTCATAAGGAGGCCGCTTCTTGTAGCCCAAGGCGCTCCGTCCTATCTCCCAACCACCGCCGACCCTAGAGGTGTCCATCCTCAACTATGGAGCTCATCTATGAGGCAAAAG TACGGACTCAACTCCTCGAGCGGCTACACCTACAACACACTGGATCATCAAAACGCAGCACCACCGCAGTGA
- the LOC124648280 gene encoding umecyanin-like, which produces MASKAHLSFLLLSVVVASLVGSSAGVFHIVGAGKGWTIAPNQTYYADWARTRDIRVGDKLMFLYRSGVYDIVQVPTKELFDACSMNNVTMRYQLGPTIIKLTEPGPRYYFCGVGKHCEGGQKVAVNVAPAVAAPAVAAPAGLPVPTPPASLAQPAKKKL; this is translated from the exons ATGGCGAGCAAGGCCCACCTCTCCTTCTTGCTTCTCTCGGTCGTCGTGGCCTCCCTGGTCGGCTCGTCCGCCGGCGTGTTCCACATCGTCGGCGCCGGCAAGGGGTGGACCATCGCCCCCAACCAGACCTACTACGCGGATTGGGCTCGCACCCGGGACATCCGTGTCGGCGACAAGCTCA TGTTCTTGTACCGGAGCGGGGTGTACGACATCGTGCAGGTGCCGACCAAGGAGCTGTTCGACGCGTGCAGCATGAACAACGTCACCATGCGCTACCAGCTCGGTCCCACAATCATCAAGCTCACCGAGCCCGGCCCGCGCTACTACTTCTGCGGCGTCGGCAAGCACTGCGAGGGAGGGCAGAAGGTCGCCGTCAATGTCGCCCCAGCAGTGGCGGCCCCAGCCGTGGCGGCGCCAGCAGGGTTGCCCGTGCCAACGCCGCCGGCGTCGTTGGCGCAGCCAGCAAAGAAGAAACTATAG